The genome window AAGCTAAAGTAGATGCAATGAAAGCGCGCTGCGAGCTTATTAATCCAGAGTGCCAAGTTAATGTGATAGATGATTTTATTACGCTTGATAATATTCAAGAGCATATTCAAGGTTTTGATTATGTGATTGATTGTATTGATGCAGTTAAAGAAAAAGCAGCATTAATTGCTCACTGTAAACGTAATAAACTACCTATAATTACAACTGGTGGTGCTGGCGGGCAAACAGATCCTAGCCAAATAACTTTTGGTGATGTAGCCAAAACTACGCAAGACCCATTACTTGCAAAAGTGCGCTATATTTTGCGCAAGCAATATAATTTTAGTAATAATCCTAAACGTAAGTTTAATATTGATTGTGTTTACTCAACAGAGCAACTGGTTTACCCAGGAAGCGATGGCAGTGTATGTCATGCTAAGCAAAGTGCTGATGGCACGATGAATATGGACTGTAATAATGGTTTTGGTTCTGTGACTATGATCACAGGAAGCTTTGGTTTTTTTGTTGCGGCAAAAGCGGTGCGTAAATATCTAGATAAAAAACAACGCTCACAAGCTTAGTTTTCGTTAACTAAGCTTGTGTTGTGCCATGGTTTGTATTTTATCAACCATGGCTTTAATACCATTACCACGTGATGCGCTTAAGTGGCTTATAAGGCCGAGCTTTTCAAATTCTTCATACGCATTTTTATTCACTACTTGCTCTGGTGTGAGGCCATTGTAAAGCGCTAAAATAATGGCTAATAATCCTTTTACTATACGTGTATCTGAGTCACCAATTACAACAAGTGTATTTTCTGTTAAATCAAATTCAACAAACATCCATACTTTGCTTTCACAGCCTGGTACAAGTGCATCATCAGTTTTCAAAACATCAGCTAAAACAGGTAAAGTTTTTCCTAAAAGCATTATCTCACGATATTTTTGCTGCCAAGCGGGCGCATTTTTTATAGATTCTGTGACTTTGTTAAACGTATTTGTCATGAGTTATCCTAATTAATTCTATTAAAGTGACGTTTAGTCCAGTAAAGCGATACATTTTTTAAGTGAATCAATGAATATATCTACATCTTCATAGGTATTATAAAAACAAAAGCTCGCTCTTAGCGTTCCATTAAGCCCTAAATGTGTCATTAATGGCTGTGTACAATGGTGTCCACTCCTTACTGCAACCCCGTACCCGTCAAGTAAAGTTGCCAAATCATAAGGATGTTCATCATTTAAGTTGAAGCAGAGTGTACCAATATTGTCAGATAGGTTGCTATATATTGTAATACCATCAACCTTTACCAATTTTTGAGCGGCATAACTAAACAATTTTTGCTCATATTGCTGGATTTTTGCGTGATCTAATTCATTTAAATAGTCTAATGCGGCACCAAAGCCTAAAACTCCAGAGATATTTGGTGTTCCAGTTTCAAATTTTGCAGGCGCAGGACGATAAGTACTGTGAGTTAAGTACACTTTATCGATCATTTCCCCACCTGATTGGTAAATCTCAAGGGTATTTAATTGCTCATATCGACCATAAAGCACACCTAATCCTGTTGGACCGAGCATTTTATGGCTTGAGCAGACATAAAAGTCACAGTTTAATTCACGTAAATCGGGTTTTAAATGCAGTGCACCCTGTGCACCATCCACTAGAACAAGAGAATTGACGTCTTTTGCAGCTCTAATAAGTGGTTTTAAATCGGTGATATTACCCAGTGTGTTAGATGCTTGTGTAATAGCTAATAGGGTAGGTTTTGTTTCTTTTATAAATTCACAGCATTCTTTGGTGTTCAGCGTGCCATTTTTATTTAGTGGAAGCGCTATTAATTTAGCACCCGTTTGTTGACTCACTATTTGCCAAGGCACTATGTTTGCATGATGCTCAAGCGGAGATATCATTATGGTATGACTTTCATTTAAGCGCTTTTTTAATCCGTTAGCGACCAAGTTAATGGCTTCTGTAGCGCCTTTAGTCCATACAATCTCTTTACTAAATACATTGAAATACTCTGCAGTTTTATCCCGTACTTGTTCATATGCATAAGTTGCTTGCTCGCTAAGTGTATGGCGTCCACGGTGTACATTAGCGTTTTGAAACGTATAGAATTCAGTAATTGTATCTATAACTGATTGAGGCTTTTGTGAGGTTGCTGCTGAGTCTAAATAGACAAGCGGGCAGCCGTTTATTGTTTGATTTAATGTTGGGAAGTCGTTTCTAATTTTATTTATATCAAACTTTAAAGCAAGCATGGCTCATCTACATAGTGTTTTTAAGGCAGGAATTGTAATCGGTTTATGATAATTCTCAAGTGTTGTTAATAAAAAAGGCCGCAAAATGCGGCCTTTTTAAACTAACCAACGTTAATTAACGCTTGTCAGTTGATACGTAGTCACGTTGAGTGTAACCAGTATAAAGTTGACGAGGACGGCTGATCTTATGACCAGGTTGAGATAGCATCTCATCCCAGTGAGTGATCCAACCAACAGTACGTGCCATTGCAAAGATTACAGTGAACATGCTTGTTGGAATACCAATCGCTTTTAAGATAATACCAGAGTAGAAATCTACATTAGGGTATAGTTTTTTCTCTACAAAGTATGGGTCTTCAAGCGCAATTTGCTCAAGCTTCATAGCAATATCAAGAAGTGGATCTTGGATATTCAGCTCAGCTAAAACTTCGTGACACGTTTGACGCATTACTGTAGCGCGTGGGTCAAAGTTTTTGTAAACACGGTGTCCAAAGCCCATAAGGCGGAACGGGTCAGCTTTATCTTTAGCTTTAGCTACGTATTCATCAATACGGTCAACAGAGCCAATCTCTTCTAACATGTTTAAACATGCTTCATTAGCGCCGCCGTGAGCAGGGCCCCATAAAGATGCAATACCAGCTGCAATACATGCATACGGGTTAGCACCAGATGAACCTGCAAGACGAACTGTTGAAGTTGATGCATTTTGTTCATGATCTGCATGAAGCATAAAGATTTTATCCATCGCTTTTGCAGTTACTGGATTAACTTTATATTCTTCAGCAGGTACAGAGAACATCATGTGTAAGAAGTTTTCTGCGTAGCTTAAATCGTTACGTGGGTATACAAACGGTTGGCCGATATTTGTTTTATAAGCCATTGCCGCGATTGTTGGTAACTTAGCAACAAGCTTAACTGCGCTTGTTTTACGTTGTTCAGCATCAGTAATATCAAGGTCTTCATGATAGAAAGATGATAATGCACCTACTACGCCACAAAGCATTGCCATTGGGTGAGCGTCAAAGCGGAAACCTTGGAAAAAGTTAGCAATCTTCTCGTCAAGCATAGTGCTTGTAGTGATTTCATTCTTAAAAACTTCATATTGTTCTTTAGAAGGTAACTCACCATTTAAAAGTAAGTAACAAAGTTCAATGTAATTTGAGTCTTCAGCTAATTGCTCAATTGGGTAACCACGGTGAAGTAGTACACCTTTACCACCATCAATATAGGTGATTGCAGATTCACAAGAACCAGTCGACATGAAACCTGGGTCATAAGTAAAGTGACCGTGTGAACCTAACGTACGTACGTCGATTACATCTTGGCCAGCAGTGCCTTGATAAATTGGAAGTTCGATTGGATCTAGTC of Pseudoalteromonas arctica A 37-1-2 contains these proteins:
- a CDS encoding citrate synthase, whose amino-acid sequence is MADKKATVQIDGLDPIELPIYQGTAGQDVIDVRTLGSHGHFTYDPGFMSTGSCESAITYIDGGKGVLLHRGYPIEQLAEDSNYIELCYLLLNGELPSKEQYEVFKNEITTSTMLDEKIANFFQGFRFDAHPMAMLCGVVGALSSFYHEDLDITDAEQRKTSAVKLVAKLPTIAAMAYKTNIGQPFVYPRNDLSYAENFLHMMFSVPAEEYKVNPVTAKAMDKIFMLHADHEQNASTSTVRLAGSSGANPYACIAAGIASLWGPAHGGANEACLNMLEEIGSVDRIDEYVAKAKDKADPFRLMGFGHRVYKNFDPRATVMRQTCHEVLAELNIQDPLLDIAMKLEQIALEDPYFVEKKLYPNVDFYSGIILKAIGIPTSMFTVIFAMARTVGWITHWDEMLSQPGHKISRPRQLYTGYTQRDYVSTDKR
- a CDS encoding SufE family protein, which produces MTNTFNKVTESIKNAPAWQQKYREIMLLGKTLPVLADVLKTDDALVPGCESKVWMFVEFDLTENTLVVIGDSDTRIVKGLLAIILALYNGLTPEQVVNKNAYEEFEKLGLISHLSASRGNGIKAMVDKIQTMAQHKLS
- a CDS encoding SufS family cysteine desulfurase; amino-acid sequence: MLALKFDINKIRNDFPTLNQTINGCPLVYLDSAATSQKPQSVIDTITEFYTFQNANVHRGRHTLSEQATYAYEQVRDKTAEYFNVFSKEIVWTKGATEAINLVANGLKKRLNESHTIMISPLEHHANIVPWQIVSQQTGAKLIALPLNKNGTLNTKECCEFIKETKPTLLAITQASNTLGNITDLKPLIRAAKDVNSLVLVDGAQGALHLKPDLRELNCDFYVCSSHKMLGPTGLGVLYGRYEQLNTLEIYQSGGEMIDKVYLTHSTYRPAPAKFETGTPNISGVLGFGAALDYLNELDHAKIQQYEQKLFSYAAQKLVKVDGITIYSNLSDNIGTLCFNLNDEHPYDLATLLDGYGVAVRSGHHCTQPLMTHLGLNGTLRASFCFYNTYEDVDIFIDSLKKCIALLD
- the tcdA gene encoding tRNA cyclic N6-threonylcarbamoyladenosine(37) synthase TcdA, with the protein product MSEKVTDIRFGGIKRLYGHQQFDWLQEAHFCVVGIGGVGSWTAEALARTGVGKITLIDLDDICATNVNRQIHALTGTIGQAKVDAMKARCELINPECQVNVIDDFITLDNIQEHIQGFDYVIDCIDAVKEKAALIAHCKRNKLPIITTGGAGGQTDPSQITFGDVAKTTQDPLLAKVRYILRKQYNFSNNPKRKFNIDCVYSTEQLVYPGSDGSVCHAKQSADGTMNMDCNNGFGSVTMITGSFGFFVAAKAVRKYLDKKQRSQA